One segment of Drosophila ananassae strain 14024-0371.13 chromosome 3R, ASM1763931v2, whole genome shotgun sequence DNA contains the following:
- the LOC6498618 gene encoding uncharacterized protein LOC6498618 — translation MWTRKYKPRPPRRLPLVHEQIVMQCARNIVRVAAALPQPQPRCPSGHIPVLVELRRTDDAAIYRYQVNLPPSGWPQDDPTEAGSDEHLPMVVHAGGSFGTLGIKAPERPPCPMHGHSVPDAATAIECWSPPSPGGSSDSSTLPPMVFRQSSMHVINGLSDPPVIEDISTFCEPAVSGEAADPIRAHFMATLYQQERSPLYYSEIWLQEGSHPPRFQITPPATNTRQVMPPPDNGSDNVGSCRESRPINGFRRAVRATMKEDRKIAELCLDSNGEYVKNELLQRPINGFAPFPITAAGFPKLPLNGINGFRGEIFGYGYVSDEHAGGAIIKNGFMTGEPIAAYSDQDKVMWLRSQGGQLGQEQEQETASCQAMMVPLSVQGQGQFQDSTSIHFEGSVDSLEKPPLASVTDLGVTSTEPSAHYPMELQTLFRWNYCSLCHTAMRTVRNAVDHYSSRAHDRRVSSWLVRQCVAQTNISGLSVGVGVGPSGGIGFGLGVTSGIGPGGGGGSISVSGVGNGATAEVLRYLRTTRPADFYCDLCDLKLTSVMHAQQHFFGRRHRMVARNQTKPNGEGYYDMEGRWVRTDAKWLMCELCDVSITSESQMAMHMAGARHRRRVHTHYAGSGGGGGLTMAGMDFGSGYAGGTSAGSAGVTTFNGSHMYRVNANGTLVPLNPHEVPVFINQAPTSPVKTSATPTLKPTTISVPNLCHLPPRPLNDQNAAYYCEACNVTLNHLKSVKQHEDGRLHRRNLQRMPGKAIILE, via the exons ATGTGGACGCGCAAGTACAAGCCGCGGCCTCCGCGTCGTTTGCCCTTAGTCCACGAGCAGATCGTGATGCAGTGCGCCCGAAACATAGTCCGGGTGGCGGCAGCCCTGCCGCAACCACAGCCTCGATGTCCGTCCGGCCATATACCCGTCCTGGTGGAGCTCCGCCGCACCGACGATGCAGCAATCTACCGCTACCAAGTGAACTTACCGCCCAGCGGGTGGCCTCAGGATGACCCCACTGAGGCGGGATCAGACGAACATTTGCCGATGGTGGTGCATGCCGGAGGCTCATTCGGAACGCTGGGCATCAAGGCTCCAGAGCGCCCACCTTGCCCCATGCACGGACATTCGGTGCCGGATGCCGCCACTGCCATCGAGTGCTGGTCTCCGCCGAGTCCCGGCGGGAGCTCTGACTCTAGCACTTTGCCCCCCATGGTGTTCAGACAGAGCTCGATGCATGTCATTAACGGATTGAGTGATCCGCCCGTCATCGAGGATATTTCAACCTTTTGCGAGCCAGCCGTGTCCGGAGAGGCAGCAGATCCGATACGGGCACACTTCATGGCCACCCTCTACCAGCAGGAACGCAGTCCGCTGTACTACTCCGAGATTTGGCTCCAAGAGGGTTCGCATCCGCCCAGATTTCAGATCACGCCACCGGCGACCAACACTCGCCAAGTGATGCCGCCCCCGGACAACGGCAGTGACAATGTTGGCTCATGCAGGGAGTCGCGGCCCATCAACGGATTCCGGCGGGCGGTGAGGGCGACGATGAAAGAGGATCGCAAGATCGCCGAGCTCTGCTTGGACAGCAACGGGGAGTATGTGAAGAACGAGTTACTCCAGAGGCCGATCAACGGCTTTGCGCCATTCCCAATAACGGCCGCCGGGTTCCCCAAATTACCCCTGAACGGGATCAACGGCTTTAGGGGCGAGATCTTTGGCTACGGCTATGTGAGCGACGAGCACGCTGGTGGCGCAATCATAAAAAACGGCTTCATGACCGGGGAACCAATAGCGGCTTATTCAGATCAGGACAAGGTTATGTGGTTGCGCAGCCAGGGCGGCCAGTTGGgacaggaacaggaacaggaaaCAGCCTCCTGCCAGGCAATGATGGTCCCCCTCTCGGTCCAAGGTCAAGGCCAATTTCAAGACTCCACCTCCATTCATTTCGAGGGATCTGTGGATTCCTTGGAAAAACCACCCCTGGCCAGTGTAACAG ATCTGGGAGTAACCTCGACGGAGCCCAGCGCCCACTACCCAATGGAGTTGCAGACGCTGTTCCGCTGGAACTATTGCAGCTTGTGCCACACGGCTATGCGGACAGTACGCAACGCAGTGGATCACTACTCGTCGCGAGCACACGACCGGCGGGTCAGCTCCTGGCTAGTGCGCCAGTGCGTCGCCCAGACGAACATATCCGGCTTGAGCGTGGGTGTGGGCGTGGGGCCAAGCGGTGGCATTGGCTTTGGACTGGGCGTGACCTCTGGCATTGGACCGGGAGGCGGAGGAGGGAGCATAAGTGTTAGCGGTGTTGGGAATGGTGCCACCGCCGAGGTGTTGCGCTATCTGCGCACGACACGCCCGGCAGACTTCTACTGCGACCTGTGCGACCTGAAGCTGACGTCCGTAATGCACGCCCAGCAGCACTTCTTCGGTAGGCGCCACCGCATGGTGGCCCGAAATCAGACGAAGCCCAACGGCGAGGGCTACTACGACATGGAGGGGCGGTGGGTGCGCACCGACGCCAAGTGGTTGATGTGCGAACTCTGCGACGTGAGCATCACTTCAGAGTCCCAGATGGCTATGCACATGGCGGGGGCACGACACCGGCGGCGGGTGCATACGCACTACGCGGGTAGCGGTGGGGGCGGTGGCCTGACCATGGCCGGAATGGACTTTGGAAGTGGTTATGCAGGGGGCACTAGTGCAGGTTCTGCTGGAGTTACCACATTTAACGGTAGCCACATGTATCGAGTTAATGCCAACGGGACACTGGTACCCCTCAACCCGCACGAGGTTCCTGTATTCATTAATCAGGCCCCAACATCCCCGGTGAAGACCTCTGCAACGCCCACTCTGAAGCCCACCACCATATCGGTGCCCAATCTGTGCCACCTCCCGCCACGCCCTCTGAACGACCAGAACGCCGCCTACTACTGTGAGGCGTGCAACGTAACGCTGAACCATCTGAAGTCGGTGAAGCAGCACGAGGACGGGCGGTTGCACCGACGGAACTTGCAGCGAATGCCCGGAAAAGCGATAATTCTGGAGTGA